In Pseudobacter ginsenosidimutans, the following are encoded in one genomic region:
- a CDS encoding MsnO8 family LLM class oxidoreductase, translating to MQLSILDQTLVNPGSTPRESIQHCITLAKLAEQWGYHRFWVTEHHNSTQFACASPAILMARLAAETSSIRIGAGGLLLPNHPVQQVADTFKMLHTLYPGRIDLGIGRGGSESTLVRQLLNPAHTYDIGTYKHNILELSELLGQHDNGLEQPKNLPERWLLSSGMPTARLAAELGLPLSYAHFINPTDGPATVQLYRDHFSPNEVNRIPKISMAVFVICAEEEKDLKRLLRELDFGLLRSDRKKQLPLLPGTAQQYEFSGDEQIQVMENRQKIIWGPPQTIGQQLQAFADNYSADELMLLVHSSDQKDKLTIFRLLAKACF from the coding sequence ATGCAATTATCCATCCTCGATCAAACCCTGGTGAATCCCGGCAGCACGCCCAGGGAAAGCATCCAGCACTGCATCACGCTCGCCAAACTGGCGGAGCAATGGGGCTATCATCGTTTCTGGGTTACAGAGCATCATAACTCAACACAATTTGCCTGTGCCTCTCCGGCAATACTGATGGCGAGACTGGCAGCAGAAACCAGTTCCATCAGGATCGGCGCCGGCGGGCTCCTGCTGCCTAATCATCCGGTTCAGCAGGTAGCGGATACTTTCAAAATGCTGCACACCCTGTATCCGGGCCGCATCGACCTCGGCATTGGCAGAGGCGGCAGCGAATCGACGCTGGTGCGGCAATTATTGAACCCCGCACATACTTATGATATCGGTACATACAAGCACAATATCCTCGAATTATCGGAGTTGCTTGGGCAACACGATAACGGATTGGAACAACCGAAAAACTTACCGGAACGCTGGCTCCTCAGTTCGGGCATGCCTACTGCCAGGCTGGCTGCGGAACTGGGTCTGCCCCTCTCGTATGCCCACTTCATCAATCCCACCGATGGACCAGCCACCGTACAGCTGTACCGTGATCACTTCTCACCCAATGAAGTAAACAGGATTCCAAAAATCAGTATGGCTGTTTTTGTGATCTGTGCGGAGGAAGAAAAAGATTTGAAGCGATTACTGCGGGAGCTGGACTTCGGACTGTTGCGATCAGACAGAAAAAAACAACTGCCTCTATTGCCGGGAACTGCACAGCAATATGAATTCTCCGGCGATGAACAAATTCAGGTGATGGAGAACCGGCAAAAAATTATCTGGGGTCCGCCACAAACCATCGGCCAGCAACTGCAGGCGTTCGCTGACAATTACAGCGCCGATGAGCTGATGCTGCTGGTGCATTCTTCAGATCAAAAAGATAAACTGACTATTTTCCGGCTCCTGGCAAAAGCCTGTTTCTAA
- a CDS encoding phytanoyl-CoA dioxygenase family protein → MDKINIPASNNLSPETLRNIREAYDIHGYYVLRNVFTEAEMELLKQEIKRLCRQHPELITFENAVDGSNRKVMHKISNFLECSPALMGTAQSPYFLSVVAAIFGEEAILCTDKINFKQPGGRGFLPHQDMSGIWQKYMTNIISIFISCENATVENGCLEIAPGEHKKGIMSEYMQPIEAAAAQALPFEKLETLPGDVIVFDGFAPHQSAPNFSAMGRSAILFTYNKAAEGNFRPQFMKDFGLPGSGAAQKM, encoded by the coding sequence ATGGATAAAATTAATATCCCGGCCAGCAACAACCTTTCTCCCGAAACGCTCCGGAACATCCGTGAAGCCTATGACATCCATGGCTACTATGTGTTGCGCAATGTTTTTACGGAAGCGGAAATGGAACTGTTGAAACAGGAGATCAAACGCCTGTGCAGGCAGCATCCTGAACTGATCACTTTTGAAAATGCAGTGGATGGCAGCAACCGGAAAGTGATGCACAAGATCTCCAATTTCCTGGAGTGCAGCCCTGCCTTGATGGGAACCGCACAATCCCCTTACTTTTTATCGGTGGTAGCTGCCATCTTCGGGGAAGAGGCCATATTATGCACTGATAAGATCAACTTCAAGCAACCGGGCGGCCGGGGCTTTTTACCGCACCAGGACATGAGCGGTATCTGGCAGAAATATATGACCAATATCATTTCCATTTTTATCTCCTGCGAAAATGCGACGGTGGAGAATGGTTGTCTGGAGATCGCTCCCGGCGAGCACAAGAAAGGCATCATGAGTGAGTATATGCAACCTATCGAAGCAGCTGCTGCACAGGCGCTGCCGTTCGAAAAGCTGGAAACGTTGCCGGGTGATGTGATTGTTTTCGATGGTTTTGCTCCGCATCAGTCCGCCCCTAATTTCTCTGCAATGGGAAGAAGCGCCATCCTGTTCACCTACAACAAGGCTGCCGAAGGTAATTTCCGGCCGCAGTTCATGAAAGATTTTGGTTTACCCGGGTCTGGTGCTGCACAAAAAATGTAG
- a CDS encoding JmjC domain-containing protein produces MKIYHIPEQPFKGKIDPGSLPADPSIFFDGLQAPVSAGIHFLDTAGERKYGGRLKDLDKLRESLPFLSVRYPQLVLVLKNLLSSKTLANTYLPLKDQFAEKTFFPFLHMAGTVSQKGGSIGYHLDNYHVFILQAEGRRTWNIWNKNVLTAEESSCFVREDPEETSIAIQKQRPPDHVFTLEPGEFIFIPALFPHEGISSMEDGLSISLSYVYTALSGFKLLRPALPRSVTAVLRYTDERTRPLYEIIHELPLQEEEYRHWLQINLEHFGQLLPAEIRSLLHNQPEPLTEYWLNLFSGQAGTSAERFSSNTL; encoded by the coding sequence ATGAAAATATACCATATTCCTGAACAACCCTTCAAGGGAAAAATAGATCCAGGCAGTTTGCCTGCCGATCCTTCCATTTTTTTTGATGGTCTGCAGGCGCCGGTATCCGCCGGTATTCATTTTCTCGATACCGCGGGTGAAAGAAAATATGGCGGCAGGCTCAAAGACCTTGACAAACTCCGGGAATCATTACCTTTTTTGTCTGTCAGGTATCCTCAGCTCGTTCTGGTGCTGAAAAATCTTTTGTCTTCCAAAACCCTTGCCAATACTTATCTTCCGCTGAAAGATCAGTTTGCTGAAAAAACATTTTTTCCTTTCCTGCATATGGCGGGCACCGTTTCACAAAAAGGAGGCAGCATCGGTTATCATCTCGATAATTACCATGTGTTCATCCTGCAGGCCGAGGGGCGCAGAACCTGGAATATTTGGAACAAGAATGTACTGACGGCCGAAGAATCATCCTGCTTTGTCAGAGAAGATCCCGAAGAAACCAGTATTGCCATTCAAAAGCAACGGCCCCCCGATCATGTATTTACCCTCGAACCCGGCGAATTCATTTTTATTCCCGCGCTCTTTCCGCATGAAGGCATCAGTTCCATGGAAGATGGATTGTCCATCAGTCTTTCCTACGTTTACACTGCGCTCTCCGGTTTCAAACTGTTGAGGCCGGCATTGCCCCGGTCGGTTACTGCGGTGCTTCGTTATACAGATGAACGCACCAGGCCCTTGTATGAGATCATTCACGAGCTTCCGTTGCAGGAAGAGGAATACAGGCACTGGTTGCAAATTAACCTCGAACATTTCGGACAATTGCTGCCAGCGGAGATCCGTTCATTACTGCATAACCAACCGGAACCATTAACCGAATACTGGCTGAATCTTTTTTCCGGTCAGGCCGGCACCAGCGCGGAACGTTTTTCCAGCAACACATTGTGA
- a CDS encoding cytochrome P450 — MSVPILSPAGILRLASVSSPIINISAGNRREFILCSPDAIRAVLLEEAQRVTRPSKIFYWRQLMESIREEGLPLALRSLKNDHVQSLDPGLPAASIYSSDGNHHTIDERKLNLAVLSLMLSGYGAPIPPASLELFMTASDRVEWYKSELNDNRTPGLPDRIFFAQAVTDQRQFALDMYKQIGRDLPAGLTDPELYSRFKEEVDSLIGIIHFSCKNISNAIGWIISNLAAFEDAFCRNYGQSSEKTDDPNSQTNGYLYAVILESLRLFPPNWLFHRTAMNNFSLCGHHFIAGDLLHISPLLTHRVPECWEFPDTYQPARFMAGGKVDPWAFIPFGRSFTKCPGTNLSFRIIRAFVEKILSENIVSGRGHFVPVLRNTISLNPFPLHNVLLEKRSALVPA; from the coding sequence ATGAGCGTACCGATCTTATCACCAGCCGGCATCCTCCGGCTGGCATCCGTTTCATCCCCCATCATCAATATCTCTGCAGGCAACAGGCGGGAATTCATTCTTTGCAGCCCTGATGCCATCAGGGCTGTGTTGTTAGAAGAAGCGCAGCGTGTTACCCGGCCTTCCAAAATTTTCTATTGGCGTCAGCTGATGGAAAGTATTCGGGAAGAAGGGCTTCCATTGGCGCTTCGCTCGCTGAAAAATGATCATGTACAAAGTTTGGATCCCGGTCTCCCCGCTGCCAGTATTTACAGCAGCGATGGAAACCATCATACGATCGATGAACGGAAACTGAACCTGGCGGTTCTTTCCCTCATGCTCTCAGGATACGGAGCTCCCATTCCTCCTGCATCCCTGGAACTGTTCATGACAGCCTCCGACAGGGTGGAATGGTACAAGTCGGAACTCAACGATAACAGAACACCCGGTTTACCGGACCGGATCTTTTTCGCACAGGCCGTAACAGACCAGCGACAGTTTGCTCTCGATATGTACAAACAGATCGGCAGGGACCTGCCCGCAGGCCTTACCGATCCTGAACTGTACAGCAGGTTCAAGGAAGAAGTGGACAGCCTGATCGGCATCATTCATTTCTCCTGCAAGAATATCAGTAATGCCATTGGCTGGATCATCTCCAACCTGGCGGCATTTGAAGATGCATTCTGCAGGAACTACGGCCAGTCTTCCGAAAAGACCGATGATCCCAACAGTCAAACTAACGGTTATCTGTATGCGGTAATACTTGAATCACTGAGACTATTCCCGCCCAACTGGCTTTTCCACCGCACTGCCATGAACAATTTCTCTCTTTGCGGGCATCATTTCATTGCCGGGGATCTTTTGCATATCTCTCCCCTGCTGACCCATCGGGTCCCTGAATGCTGGGAGTTCCCGGACACTTATCAACCTGCGCGTTTCATGGCAGGTGGAAAGGTAGATCCCTGGGCATTCATTCCATTCGGTCGCAGCTTTACCAAATGCCCCGGCACCAATCTTTCTTTCAGGATCATCCGGGCATTTGTGGAGAAGATCCTGTCGGAAAATATTGTTTCCGGCCGCGGCCACTTTGTGCCTGTGCTCCGGAATACCATCTCTCTGAATCCCTTTCCCCTTCACAATGTGTTGCTGGAAAAACGTTCCGCGCTGGTGCCGGCCTGA
- a CDS encoding Nif11-like leader peptide family natural product precursor produces the protein MSNSQFREFMSELEKDQSLKDRFSQLQTPEAIAEFAASLGFNFSVEEISAQAQAFGLDAMSDDDLDDIAGGQSMMGSKPTQCWYSGD, from the coding sequence ATGAGCAATTCACAATTCAGAGAGTTCATGAGTGAACTCGAAAAAGACCAGAGTCTGAAAGATCGCTTCTCCCAACTGCAGACTCCCGAAGCTATCGCCGAATTTGCTGCTTCGCTCGGTTTCAATTTCAGCGTTGAAGAGATCAGTGCACAGGCGCAGGCTTTCGGGCTGGATGCCATGAGCGATGATGACCTCGACGATATTGCCGGCGGTCAGAGCATGATGGGTTCCAAACCCACGCAGTGCTGGTACAGCGGCGACTAA
- a CDS encoding radical SAM protein — MGLFDDYCQTGDAVRVNTLEWNDHRYYLLPDYLEWYVQKRDRPAKQQITPKGSKVLGYDFGATEFDQLLICVTNRCNIVCDYCFRGYNFSKIKEISFEDFKMVADHFDQKSRNQKTFQFTGGEVFVKEGIEHWFKYIHDKGFRIWLTSNGVHQKIRENKLIREIFENNKTAHIRISLDGPRAEIHERYRQKNTFHKVIENIKYLLSIGVPVSVKSVITEENVIHVEEMLELCHSLGLYGWNYNVIRYTGALADVPPPDSTPKTDEKIDYFGYRELGRILTEILERKPYLAYLLRPSRYGKILNTLYTRTPSAVPMSYYVLKFDGNVYYNDNLHKPEFCAGNIWENGVDAFKGLKEFRQQYDYDLNACKSCVIHRFCFQKGDYGELYDVDKTLQAEFPNCNDIRNHYFDLIDLKQRGLKITNDIYHT; from the coding sequence ATGGGTTTATTTGATGATTACTGCCAAACCGGAGATGCCGTAAGGGTGAATACCCTTGAATGGAATGACCACCGGTATTATCTCCTGCCTGATTACCTGGAATGGTATGTACAAAAAAGGGACAGGCCCGCAAAACAACAGATCACTCCCAAAGGCTCCAAAGTACTTGGTTACGATTTCGGCGCCACGGAATTCGACCAACTGCTCATCTGCGTAACCAACCGCTGCAATATCGTTTGCGACTACTGTTTCCGCGGCTATAATTTTTCGAAGATCAAGGAGATCTCCTTCGAGGATTTCAAAATGGTGGCCGATCATTTCGACCAGAAATCCCGTAATCAGAAAACATTCCAGTTTACCGGCGGAGAAGTTTTTGTGAAGGAAGGTATAGAACACTGGTTCAAGTACATCCACGATAAAGGCTTCCGGATCTGGCTCACCTCCAATGGCGTGCACCAGAAGATCCGCGAGAATAAGCTCATCCGGGAAATTTTCGAGAACAACAAAACAGCTCATATCCGCATTTCACTGGACGGCCCCCGCGCAGAGATCCATGAAAGATACAGGCAGAAGAACACCTTTCACAAGGTGATCGAGAATATCAAATACCTGTTGTCCATCGGCGTTCCCGTGTCTGTAAAATCCGTGATCACCGAAGAGAACGTGATCCATGTGGAAGAAATGCTGGAACTCTGTCACAGTCTCGGCCTCTACGGCTGGAATTACAATGTGATCCGTTATACCGGTGCCCTGGCCGATGTACCGCCTCCGGATTCCACACCGAAGACGGATGAGAAGATCGATTATTTTGGCTACCGGGAACTGGGCCGCATCCTAACGGAGATCCTTGAGCGAAAACCTTATCTCGCCTATCTTCTTCGTCCAAGCCGGTACGGCAAGATCCTGAATACGCTGTACACGCGAACCCCGTCGGCAGTACCCATGTCTTACTACGTATTGAAGTTCGATGGCAATGTATATTACAACGACAATCTCCATAAACCGGAATTCTGTGCAGGTAATATCTGGGAGAACGGGGTGGATGCATTCAAAGGGCTGAAAGAATTCCGGCAACAATATGATTACGATTTGAATGCCTGCAAGTCCTGTGTCATTCACCGTTTCTGTTTCCAGAAAGGCGACTATGGTGAGTTGTATGATGTTGACAAAACCCTGCAGGCCGAATTCCCCAACTGCAACGATATCCGTAATCATTATTTCGATCTGATAGACCTGAAGCAAAGAGGATTAAAGATCACCAACGATATTTATCACACCTGA
- a CDS encoding ATP-binding cassette domain-containing protein — protein MAGPSFVAQIESDLLSVLRHDNGNGHALGHGLLLQCMNLAGAGQGLYFQPIAGNGSQTITRQLQAIARQSNVLARKVRLQGNWWTSDLGSMVGFTKDGAVCAILQEKGNYFLVDPKAGQRQKIDAALAANLSEAAFVFCALLGEEPISNRSLLQFALSGRRKELLAFAGSSVVISGLNLVLPLAFSSLIGNVIPSANSGMLVQLCILLLLIGLLIFCFSVYRNLVLLRFETKADLKLQVAFFNKILNLPAGFFAKTSAGELVERSLGFSKIRVMISSGVVLAFFSSLQLLFNLGLMFVYSTRLGLLALAALLIYLVLLFISYRRENLANSRQLQAKTALNSRIYQFISGIAKIKTAGKELFVLRQWSGHYAKERTLAQDTLQAEQQIQLLNYLFPSLALLMIYGFSGQVINSIRPGDFAGFITAFGLLAANVIALGSSVSGILKAVALFKKLEPILNTAGEKEPGPQEQLTLDGRIEFNQVSYSYGEDTPPIIDGMSFAINEGETVAFVGASGSGKSTIFRLLLGFETPKAGSIYFDEQDLKQLNIKAVRRNMGVVLQNSTLTGGSIYENISGGHSGYTAVWEALAKVGMKKEIEALPMGLHTVVSDAGGSFSGGQQQRLLIARALSGNPRIILFDEATSALDNISQAIITHTLHETKATKLIIAHRLETIMAADRVYFIGNGKIIQAGSPAELMTTEGPFQNFARRQLK, from the coding sequence ATGGCCGGGCCATCTTTTGTAGCACAAATAGAATCAGACCTGCTTTCCGTTCTCCGCCATGATAACGGGAATGGACATGCGCTCGGACATGGACTGCTGCTGCAATGCATGAACCTGGCCGGTGCCGGGCAGGGCCTGTATTTTCAGCCAATTGCGGGTAACGGCTCGCAAACCATCACACGGCAACTGCAGGCCATCGCGCGGCAATCCAATGTGCTGGCAAGAAAGGTAAGGCTGCAGGGTAACTGGTGGACATCCGATCTGGGATCGATGGTGGGATTCACGAAAGACGGGGCAGTATGCGCAATCCTCCAGGAGAAGGGAAATTATTTCCTGGTGGATCCGAAGGCAGGTCAGCGGCAGAAAATCGATGCGGCGCTGGCGGCAAATCTCAGTGAAGCGGCTTTTGTATTTTGTGCATTGCTCGGCGAAGAACCCATCTCCAACCGCTCCTTACTACAGTTTGCGCTCTCAGGGCGAAGAAAGGAATTGCTGGCATTTGCCGGCAGCTCCGTGGTCATCAGCGGCCTGAACCTGGTGCTGCCCCTGGCTTTCAGCTCACTGATCGGTAACGTGATCCCTTCCGCCAACAGTGGCATGCTGGTGCAATTATGTATTTTATTATTGCTGATCGGACTGCTTATCTTTTGTTTCTCTGTTTATCGCAACCTGGTGCTTTTACGTTTCGAAACCAAAGCAGACCTAAAACTGCAGGTCGCTTTTTTCAATAAGATCTTGAACCTGCCTGCCGGTTTCTTTGCAAAGACCAGTGCCGGTGAACTGGTGGAACGATCTCTCGGCTTCAGTAAGATCCGCGTGATGATCAGCAGCGGTGTAGTATTGGCTTTTTTCAGCAGCCTGCAGCTGCTGTTCAACCTGGGACTGATGTTCGTGTATTCCACCCGGTTAGGACTGCTGGCCCTGGCTGCTCTTTTGATCTACCTGGTGCTGCTGTTCATTTCTTACCGGAGAGAGAACCTCGCCAATAGCAGGCAGCTGCAGGCAAAGACTGCTCTCAATTCCCGCATCTATCAATTCATTTCAGGGATCGCCAAGATCAAAACAGCAGGCAAGGAACTCTTTGTACTTCGGCAATGGAGCGGACATTATGCCAAAGAAAGAACACTTGCCCAGGATACCCTGCAGGCAGAGCAACAGATCCAACTGTTGAACTATCTTTTCCCCAGCCTCGCCCTGCTGATGATCTATGGATTCTCCGGGCAGGTCATCAACAGTATTCGTCCCGGTGATTTTGCGGGATTCATCACTGCCTTCGGATTACTGGCCGCCAATGTTATTGCCCTGGGATCCAGTGTCAGCGGCATTCTCAAAGCAGTGGCCCTGTTCAAAAAACTGGAGCCCATATTAAATACAGCCGGAGAAAAAGAACCTGGTCCACAGGAACAACTCACCCTCGATGGCCGCATTGAATTCAACCAGGTATCCTATTCGTATGGAGAGGATACACCCCCGATCATAGATGGCATGTCTTTCGCGATCAACGAAGGAGAGACGGTGGCTTTTGTAGGCGCGTCCGGTTCCGGAAAATCCACCATATTCCGTTTGCTGCTCGGTTTTGAAACACCCAAAGCAGGTTCTATTTACTTCGATGAGCAGGACCTGAAACAACTGAACATAAAAGCTGTCCGGCGCAATATGGGTGTGGTGCTGCAAAACAGTACACTCACAGGGGGAAGTATCTATGAGAATATTTCCGGCGGCCACTCCGGTTATACGGCGGTGTGGGAAGCACTGGCGAAAGTGGGAATGAAAAAAGAGATCGAGGCATTACCGATGGGTTTGCATACTGTTGTGTCGGATGCAGGAGGCAGTTTTTCCGGTGGACAACAGCAGCGCCTGCTCATTGCAAGAGCGCTGTCCGGGAATCCGCGGATCATCCTTTTCGATGAGGCAACCAGTGCACTGGATAATATTTCACAGGCCATCATTACCCATACCCTGCACGAGACCAAAGCCACCAAACTGATCATCGCCCACCGGCTGGAAACCATCATGGCGGCAGACCGGGTGTATTTTATCGGCAACGGAAAGATCATCCAGGCGGGTAGTCCTGCAGAACTGATGACAACCGAAGGTCCCTTTCAAAATTTCGCAAGGCGTCAATTGAAATGA
- a CDS encoding NHLP family bacteriocin export ABC transporter peptidase/permease/ATPase subunit, translated as MSARRVNTPVLLQMEAVECGAASLGIICSYFGSYLPLEQLRTICGVSRDGTSAKNIVVAARTLGMKAQGFKKTAQQALALPFPFIVFWESNHFLVVEGATENKVFLNDPALGKIWVTPEEFAGSYSGVVLQLEPAEGFKKQGAPFNVTQKIWELLSGSKRTLYFLLFAGLLALAPALVIPSITRIFIDFVLIQNNTFWLVPIMVSLGAAILINAALMMIQQTVIRRLNTKLSVLLAYRLLVKIFHLPMSFYQQRSKAEISSRVEFANLVAESLTGSLLSTVVSLLSSLFFLGVMFVYSVKLALICLVIAAVTMRLFYWLGLRRNAVYNRFVKDSSSLSGVSYTGLQAIESIKSSARENEFFRKWAGFHARYLISSQQTRLHTTVSRALPGLLSLVNLGLILLIGGYEVMKGDLSVGLLLTFTVLFQQFFVPVQRVADSSSELSMLGSYFRSLYDILHYPDKENTRQLTPSVVAEQLSGAISLQALSFGYNQMAPPIINDISLQIPRGQSFAFIGLSGSGKSTLAKLITGLYEPWKGSVQFDGKDLEQLPKALRTASIGMVDQEIELFAGTVKDVLTFWDESIAMEHIIHACRLAEIHDVISKRPGGYFSQLHEGGRNFSGGERQRMEIARALIKKPRILVLDEATSALDPETEFRICQNIKGLGITLVIIAHRLSTIRDCDQIIVLNRGVIEHRGTHEVLLRDSPLYQQFLKETE; from the coding sequence ATGAGTGCCAGAAGAGTCAATACCCCGGTGTTGCTGCAGATGGAAGCAGTGGAATGCGGAGCTGCCTCATTGGGGATCATCTGTTCCTATTTTGGATCCTATCTTCCATTGGAACAATTGAGAACCATTTGTGGTGTGAGCCGGGATGGGACCAGCGCCAAAAATATCGTGGTAGCGGCCCGCACTCTCGGAATGAAAGCGCAGGGTTTCAAGAAGACTGCGCAGCAGGCATTGGCACTACCCTTTCCCTTTATCGTTTTCTGGGAGAGCAATCACTTTCTGGTAGTGGAAGGAGCAACTGAAAATAAAGTCTTCCTCAACGATCCTGCCCTGGGTAAGATCTGGGTAACGCCGGAAGAATTTGCCGGCTCCTATTCCGGTGTGGTGCTGCAACTGGAACCTGCGGAAGGTTTCAAAAAACAAGGTGCGCCTTTCAATGTTACCCAAAAGATATGGGAACTGCTCAGCGGTTCGAAAAGAACATTGTATTTTCTTTTGTTCGCCGGCCTGCTGGCGCTGGCTCCGGCGCTGGTAATTCCTTCCATTACCCGCATCTTCATCGATTTCGTTCTCATACAAAATAATACTTTCTGGCTGGTACCCATCATGGTCAGTCTTGGCGCCGCCATCCTGATCAATGCAGCACTCATGATGATCCAGCAGACCGTTATCCGGAGACTGAACACCAAGCTCAGTGTGCTGCTGGCTTACCGCTTGCTGGTAAAGATCTTTCACCTGCCGATGTCGTTTTATCAGCAGCGCAGCAAGGCCGAGATCAGTTCCCGTGTGGAGTTTGCCAACCTCGTAGCCGAATCGCTGACAGGCAGCCTCCTCTCAACCGTTGTATCACTGCTGTCTTCCCTATTCTTTCTCGGGGTCATGTTTGTGTACAGTGTTAAACTGGCGCTGATCTGCCTGGTGATCGCAGCAGTTACGATGCGTCTCTTCTACTGGCTGGGCCTGCGTAGAAATGCCGTTTACAACCGATTCGTTAAAGACAGCAGCAGCCTCTCCGGAGTTTCCTATACCGGACTACAGGCCATCGAGTCCATCAAATCCTCGGCCCGTGAGAACGAATTCTTCCGCAAATGGGCAGGCTTCCACGCACGTTACCTGATCAGCAGCCAGCAAACGCGCTTACACACTACCGTTAGCCGAGCACTTCCCGGCCTTCTTTCCCTGGTCAATCTGGGCCTGATCCTCCTGATCGGTGGCTATGAAGTGATGAAAGGTGATCTTTCCGTAGGCCTGCTGCTTACCTTCACCGTACTGTTCCAACAGTTCTTTGTACCTGTACAGAGAGTGGCAGACTCCAGCAGCGAGCTTTCCATGTTAGGCTCCTATTTCAGAAGCCTGTACGATATCCTTCATTACCCGGACAAAGAAAACACCCGCCAGCTTACCCCATCCGTTGTAGCAGAGCAATTGTCTGGCGCCATCAGCCTGCAGGCACTCAGCTTCGGTTATAATCAGATGGCGCCGCCCATCATCAATGATATTTCCCTGCAGATACCCCGTGGGCAAAGTTTTGCTTTTATCGGGTTGTCGGGGTCCGGCAAGTCCACCCTGGCCAAACTGATCACCGGCCTGTACGAACCCTGGAAAGGAAGCGTGCAGTTTGATGGTAAGGATCTTGAACAGTTACCGAAGGCATTACGGACAGCTTCCATCGGCATGGTGGACCAGGAGATAGAACTTTTCGCAGGCACTGTCAAAGATGTATTGACCTTCTGGGACGAGAGCATTGCCATGGAGCATATCATTCATGCCTGCCGGCTGGCAGAGATACATGATGTGATCTCTAAAAGACCGGGCGGCTATTTCAGCCAGCTCCATGAAGGTGGCAGGAATTTCAGCGGTGGCGAAAGGCAGCGGATGGAAATAGCCAGAGCACTGATCAAGAAGCCCCGCATCCTGGTGCTGGACGAAGCCACCAGCGCCCTGGACCCCGAAACGGAATTCAGGATCTGTCAGAATATAAAAGGTCTCGGCATCACCCTGGTGATCATTGCCCACCGGCTAAGCACCATCAGGGACTGCGACCAGATCATTGTATTGAATCGCGGCGTGATAGAACACCGGGGCACACACGAAGTACTGCTAAGGGATAGTCCCCTGTACCAGCAATTTTTGAAAGAAACCGAATAA